From the genome of Elusimicrobiaceae bacterium:
GTAATAGACTATCTTTTTACCGCCTTCCTGATCCTCGATGGAATTGATGACCCCGGTCAGCATGAAATCCGCGCCGGTTTCCTGGCCCTGCGCCTTGCGGGTGTCGTCGGTGGCGTTGGTATCCTGCTCGACGCGCTCCCCGCGGACCTGGCCCTGCTCGGCGGAACTCGCCACAAAATCCACCTTGCCGGAGTTGATGAGCGAACGCTGCAGGTTCTCCACGAACGTGTCCGTGTTGATGTGCTCGCTGCTCTGATTGCTGACCGCGCCCACTTTGACGACCGGCGGCCGCCTGAGCGCGG
Proteins encoded in this window:
- a CDS encoding penicillin-binding protein activator LpoB translates to MRKTLLLGIAIMLPFAAACGTSVKRLDTDEVKDLSGRWNDTDSRLVADEMIADSLSRPWYGNAQAALRRPPVVKVGAVSNQSSEHINTDTFVENLQRSLINSGKVDFVASSAEQGQVRGERVEQDTNATDDTRKAQGQETGADFMLTGVINSIEDQEGGKKIVYYQTNLKLIDIQSNRIVWNGEKKIKKYVSRSSMGL